One window of Candidatus Macondimonas diazotrophica genomic DNA carries:
- a CDS encoding RES family NAD+ phosphorylase, which produces MTARIPVEPDSERLAELDPELRTLPAGSLLWRVYFRAGAHPTRWRDFRHYGPADARFDHHRDLRPGLQAQAVMYLAESPTTCLAEVFQKTRVIHRESRQPWLVGLRLAAAVDLLDLSGAFPTRAGASMGLMSGPRSVGRNWARGFHRAYPAIHGLYYPSSMHANRPALVLNERAEAAGVIPVIPQFHRALADPALLAVLKNAALDIGFALG; this is translated from the coding sequence GTGACGGCCCGGATTCCCGTCGAGCCGGACTCTGAGCGGCTCGCCGAACTCGACCCCGAGCTGCGGACGCTGCCGGCCGGCAGTCTGCTCTGGCGGGTTTATTTCCGCGCCGGCGCGCATCCGACACGATGGCGCGATTTTCGCCACTACGGCCCCGCCGACGCCCGTTTCGACCACCATCGCGATCTCCGACCCGGCTTGCAGGCCCAGGCCGTGATGTATCTGGCCGAAAGTCCCACGACCTGCCTCGCCGAAGTGTTCCAGAAAACCCGCGTCATCCATCGCGAAAGCCGTCAGCCCTGGCTGGTCGGGCTGCGTCTTGCCGCTGCGGTGGATTTGCTGGATCTGAGCGGTGCCTTTCCCACCCGCGCCGGCGCATCCATGGGCCTGATGAGCGGGCCGCGCTCGGTCGGGCGTAACTGGGCGCGGGGGTTCCATCGGGCCTATCCCGCAATCCACGGGCTGTATTACCCCTCCTCCATGCATGCCAACCGGCCCGCGCTGGTCCTGAACGAACGCGCCGAAGCTGCTGGCGTCATTCCGGTCATTCCCCAGTTTCACCGCGCCCTGGCCGATCCGGCCCTGCTGGCCGTTCTCAAGAACGCCGCGCTGGACATCGGATTCGCTCTGGGGTGA
- a CDS encoding 2Fe-2S iron-sulfur cluster-binding protein — protein sequence MSLLTIMPSGKTIEAAEGQTLLELILAAGESIPHKCDGNAKCGSCHIFVQAGRKSLSKISPLENEKLDSIVGVGSKSRLACQSRITGTEDINVELLGFASGF from the coding sequence ATGTCCCTGCTCACCATCATGCCATCCGGAAAAACCATCGAGGCCGCCGAGGGGCAAACGCTGCTGGAGCTGATTCTGGCGGCCGGTGAATCCATCCCCCACAAATGCGACGGTAATGCCAAATGCGGCAGCTGCCACATTTTCGTTCAGGCCGGACGCAAGAGCCTGTCGAAAATCAGCCCACTCGAAAACGAGAAGCTGGACAGCATCGTCGGCGTGGGGTCCAAGTCGCGCCTGGCCTGCCAGAGCCGCATCACCGGCACGGAAGACATCAACGTCGAGCTGCTCGGGTTCGCCTCCGGCTTCTGA
- the iscX gene encoding Fe-S cluster assembly protein IscX encodes MKWTDVLPIAQSLADHHPEVDPRALRFTDLHRWVTELDGFADDPTRSNERVLEAIQMAWIEEMD; translated from the coding sequence ATGAAATGGACCGACGTGCTGCCGATTGCCCAATCCCTGGCCGATCATCACCCCGAGGTGGATCCGCGCGCGCTGCGCTTCACCGATTTGCACCGCTGGGTAACCGAGCTCGACGGCTTCGCGGATGATCCCACCCGTTCCAACGAGCGGGTGCTCGAAGCGATCCAGATGGCCTGGATCGAGGAAATGGACTGA
- the fdx gene encoding ISC system 2Fe-2S type ferredoxin produces the protein MTRLTVLPHPELCPEGAEVEAAPGVRLSDALLKAGVEIEHACEKACVCTTCHVVIRNGFESLRAASDDEEDQLGKAWGLEPTSRLSCQVRVPQSGALVVEIPRYSRNFVREH, from the coding sequence GTGACCCGACTCACCGTGTTGCCGCATCCCGAACTCTGTCCCGAGGGCGCCGAGGTCGAGGCCGCGCCCGGCGTGCGCCTGTCCGATGCCCTGCTCAAGGCGGGCGTGGAAATCGAACATGCCTGCGAGAAGGCCTGCGTGTGCACCACCTGCCATGTGGTGATCCGCAATGGTTTCGAATCCCTGCGTGCGGCCAGCGACGACGAGGAAGACCAGCTCGGCAAGGCCTGGGGACTCGAGCCGACCTCACGGTTGTCCTGCCAGGTGCGCGTACCGCAGAGCGGCGCGCTGGTGGTGGAAATCCCCCGCTACAGCCGGAACTTCGTGCGTGAACACTGA
- a CDS encoding helix-turn-helix domain-containing protein — MATAKATDDRYFELHGLKSQAPEALNRALQDAISAMHETLYGPSTEELPAEEQALLKGAGMRMAERAGAPDPLLDYATCFAALLDTSLTPAEAALRLGVTPTRVRQLISDGALYAFRVDRNLRIPLFQFQGNGLLPNLAPVNAALTSDLDPVSVWRWFSAPDPELETEAGPLSPLSWLKSGRDPEVVIAIARQL, encoded by the coding sequence ATGGCGACGGCCAAAGCAACGGATGATCGGTACTTCGAGCTTCATGGACTGAAATCACAAGCCCCGGAAGCGTTGAACCGGGCGCTGCAGGACGCCATCAGTGCGATGCACGAGACGCTCTACGGCCCCTCGACCGAGGAACTGCCCGCTGAGGAGCAGGCCCTGCTGAAGGGCGCCGGCATGCGCATGGCCGAGCGCGCGGGCGCGCCCGATCCGTTGCTGGACTACGCCACGTGCTTCGCGGCGCTGCTCGACACCAGCCTGACCCCCGCCGAGGCCGCATTGCGCCTTGGCGTGACACCGACCCGGGTGCGCCAGCTGATCAGCGATGGCGCGCTGTACGCGTTTCGGGTCGACCGCAACCTGCGCATTCCGCTGTTCCAGTTTCAGGGAAACGGGCTGCTGCCGAATCTGGCACCGGTCAATGCCGCGCTGACCAGCGATCTCGACCCGGTCTCGGTATGGCGCTGGTTCAGCGCGCCGGATCCCGAGCTCGAGACCGAGGCCGGTCCGCTGAGTCCGCTGTCGTGGTTGAAATCCGGCCGTGATCCCGAGGTGGTGATTGCGATCGCCCGGCAGTTGTGA